One Chloroflexota bacterium genomic region harbors:
- a CDS encoding SDR family oxidoreductase translates to MRLKDRVAIVTGAGQGIGMSICQRFAYEGAYIVIVDARVDAALQVEEAIVKGGGKAHAMVLEVTDAGKVETVMELVAKRLGKIDVLVNAAEHRESPDIADLSLEHLRKMMDVNLIGAIICSRAAFPYMRRQRSGSIINLGAYDTYDSRILGVNGHDENHLPIPSYGLSKAGLAYATKAMARYAGQHKIRVNHLCVGLALTETAKKIYGPKTFDSYARASALNRVLEDHDVDGAAVFLACDDSAFVTGQTLVVDAGQVMVG, encoded by the coding sequence ATGAGGCTGAAAGACCGTGTCGCGATTGTTACCGGGGCGGGACAGGGAATCGGGATGAGCATCTGCCAGCGCTTTGCCTATGAGGGGGCGTATATTGTAATAGTGGACGCCCGCGTCGATGCGGCGCTCCAGGTGGAAGAGGCGATCGTGAAGGGTGGCGGGAAGGCCCACGCCATGGTGCTTGAAGTGACGGATGCGGGGAAGGTGGAAACGGTTATGGAGCTGGTCGCCAAGCGGTTGGGGAAGATTGACGTGCTGGTGAACGCGGCGGAGCACCGGGAATCGCCGGATATCGCCGACCTTTCGTTAGAGCATCTGCGGAAGATGATGGATGTGAACCTCATCGGCGCCATCATCTGCTCGCGGGCTGCATTCCCGTATATGCGCCGCCAGCGCTCCGGCTCCATCATCAACTTAGGCGCATACGATACCTACGATTCGAGGATCCTGGGCGTGAACGGCCACGATGAGAACCATCTGCCTATCCCCTCCTATGGGCTCAGCAAGGCCGGGCTTGCCTATGCAACCAAGGCGATGGCTCGGTATGCCGGCCAGCACAAGATCCGCGTCAACCATCTCTGTGTCGGGCTTGCGCTGACGGAGACGGCGAAGAAGATCTACGGGCCGAAGACGTTCGACTCTTATGCCCGCGCCTCGGCGCTCAACCGCGTCCTTGAGGACCACGATGTGGACGGCGCGGCCGTCTTTCTTGCCTGCGACGATAGCGCGTTCGTCACCGGGCAGACGCTGGTGGTGGACGCCGGGCAAGTGATGGTGGGCTAA